In one Takifugu flavidus isolate HTHZ2018 chromosome 9, ASM371156v2, whole genome shotgun sequence genomic region, the following are encoded:
- the bicc2 gene encoding bicaudal C homolog 2 isoform X3 — protein sequence MATTATSEESLPALAAVATQQPDVESSVGPGSAAKPEPSEARQRDGEEKEDEEDEEEGLGQESEREQSLDPEWVEERFRIDRKKLENMLYAPNLGNGETGEEFFERVMRETDTQVKWPSKLKIGAKSKKDPHVKVEGKRDDVMEAKKRILKVLETKVNKVTLKMDVAYTEHSHVIGKGGGNIKKVMEVTSCHIHFPDSNRHNGAGEKSNQVSIAGPVEGVEDARRRIRDLQPLSLTFDLPVSMVPQTLPDAGSPLIQQVMQTLGVNVSFRAAPPHPQAQPAFYESCCTVWGLQGNATAVKKAACILMDLLLGSEVTVSSQLDVTSQQHLFLLGQNGAPFLSVMHQTQTQIVLPDLSAPQSPPSLLIQGSPDGVCLARQQLMDCLPVCLMFDMREDGDADPCKLAQMMQNLGVFISVKPKVKQTSKSVVVKGLERNISCLYEARRQLLGLNSCVSAKVTQMTPDPAFASSGPANYWFNMLLQQLRLSEQGSLPALAPEVQNGTKPRPSPPPGLTAPPDEGRTGLKGTDCRPLEKILEAEDVSGQSEEELSKVNVSSSPSPDVCDAGKSISRMGMMARRGSLQGPEVPKPFLQGRRHSTGQALTYRLMNAQIEDRRNERRNGLRRDALPGSDVLNSEDYDYEKKKLLATRAMQRKPVVTEVRTPTDTWSGLGFSKSMPAEAVKELRSISRRCYKPYLSTIGAQQNQSWAAQTAKVFNGSDSENWRDRRGSASSSVPVSSSSSSSSSSSSPSSPPSAFSSSTTSFPAFSSSMNRSRDDRPLEGFLSSSGGFEGFCSSRRVSTCSQNSLSPQITDDLPELLSQLGLIKYIDIFEQQEIDYPTFLTLSDEDLKEVGVFTFGARRKMLLAIADLSKSKRRLSDTPAVKPGYLEGGASGRLPRIMDVDAAQSNHW from the exons ATGGCCACCACCGCTACCTCTGAGGAGAGTCTTCCAGCCCTGGCCGCTGTAGCAACGCAGCAGCCTGACGTGGAGAGTAGTGTAGGACCCGGCTCAGCGGCAAAACCTGAGCCCAGCGAGGCCcggcagagagacggagaggaaaaagaggatgaggaggatgaagaagaagggcTGGGCCAGGAGAGCGAACGAGAGCAGAGTTTGGACCCCGAGTGGGTGGAGGAGAGGTTCAGGAttgacaggaagaaactggAGAACATGTTGTATG CTCCAAATCTTGGCAACGGGGAGACGGGAGAGGAGTTTTTTGAGAGG GTGATGAGAGAAACTGACACTCAGGTGAAATGGCCATCCAAACTGAAGATTGGAGCCAAGTCAAAGAAAG ATCCGCATGTGAAggtggaggggaagagagaTGACGTCATGGAAGCTAAAAAGAGAATACTTAAAGTTCTGGAAACAAAG GTAAACAAGGTGACTCTGAAGATGGATGTGGCCTATACAGAGCACTCTCATGTGATTGGGAAAGGTGGGGGGAACATCAAAAAGGTGATGGAGGTCACGTCTTGCCACATCCATTTTCCTGACTCTAACCGCCACAATGGTGCCGGAGAGAAAAGCAACCAG GTCTCTATTGCTGGGCCCGTTGAAGGAGTAGAAGATGCCAGAAGGAGGATCAGA GACCTGCAGCCTTTatccttgacctttgacctcccggTCAGCATGGTGCCCCAGACCCTTCCTGATGCAGGGTCTCCGCTGATCCAGCAGGTCATGCAGACTTTGGGGGTCAATGTGAGCTTCAGGGCTGCGCCCCCTCACCCACAGGCACAGCCGGCCTTCTACGAAAGCTGCTGTACCGTGTGGGGCCTGCAGGGCAACGCCACCGCTGTGAAG AAGGCAGCTTGCATCTTGATGGACCTGCTGctcgggtcagaggtcacagtgaGCAGCCAGCTGGACGTTACCTCCCAGCAGCACCTCTTCCTGTTGGGGCAGAATGGAGCTCCCTTCCTGAGTGTCATGCACCAGACTCAGACCCAGATCGTCCTGCCGGACCTCAGCGCTCCTCAGagcccaccctccctcctcatccaggGCAGCCCTGACGGAGTGTGTCTTGCTCGCCAGCAACTCATG gactgcctgcctgtgtgtctgatgTTCGATATGCGTGAAGACGGGGATGCCGATCCGTGCAAACTGGCTCAGATGATGCAGAACCTGGGGGTCTTCATAAGTGTAAAGCCCAAAGTCAAGCAAACCAGCAAG TCGGTGGTGGTGAAAGGTCTGGAAAGAAACATCTCCTGCCTTTATGAGGCTCGTCGTCAGCTACTGGGGTTGAATTCCTGTGTGTCTGCCAAGGTAACCCAAATGACCCCTGACCCCGCGTTTGCCAGTAGCGGGCCAGCTAATTACTGGTTcaacatgctgctgcagcagcttcggCTGTCTGAGCAGG GTTCTCTCCCTGCTCTGGCTCCAGAGGTGCAGAATGGTACTAAGCCTCGTCCCTCACCTCCACCCGGGCTCACCGCTCCTCCTGATGAGGGAAGGACTGGACTGAAGGGTACAGACTGCCGGCCACTCGAGAAG ATCCTTGAAGCTGAGGATGTCTCTGGCCAGTCAGAAGAGGAGCTCTCCAAAGTAAATGTGTCGTCATCACCTTCACCTGACGTGTGTGATGCAGGAAAGAGCATCAGCAGGATGGGGATGATGGCCCGGCGAGGGAGCCTTCAGGGTCCAGAAGTGCCCAAACCTTTCCTGCAGGGCAGACGCCACTCGACCGGGCAAGCGCTAACGTACAG ATTGATGAACGCACAAATAGAAGACAGAAGGAACGAGCGGAGGAACGGTCTGAGGAGGGACGCGCTGCCGGGTTCTGATGTGCTGAACTCTGAG GATTATGACTACGAGAAGAAGAAACTGCTGGCAACCAGAG CCATGCAGAGGAAGCCCGTGGTCACTGAGGTCCGGACGCCCACTGACACGTGGAGCGGACTCGGTTTCTCCAAGTCCATGCCGGCCGAGGCCGTCAAAGAGCTGCGCAGCATCAGCCGACGCTGCTACAAACCCTATCTGAGCACCATCGGtgcccagcagaaccag TCATGGGCCGCACAGACAGCAAAGGTCTTCAATGGGAGCGACTCTGAGAACTGGAGAGACCGGCGAGGCTCTGCGTCGTCATCTGTAcctgtctcttcttcctcctcctcctcttcctccagctcctccccatcctccccaCCGTCAGCCTTCTCCTCATCCACCACGTCCTTCCCTGCTTTCTCCTCGTCGATGAACAGAAGCAGAGATGACCGACCCC TCGAGGGCTTcctgagcagcagcggcggcttCGAAGGCTTTTGCTCGTCCAGGCGGGTGTCCACGTGCAGCCAGAACAGCCTGTCCCCTCAAATTACGGACGACCTGCCTGAGCTGCTCAGCCAACTTGGCCTGATTAAGTACATCGACATAtttgagcagcaggag ATTGACTACCCaaccttcctcaccctctccGATGAGGATCTGAAGGAGGTGGGGGTCTTCACTTTTGGAGCCAGGCGCAAGATGTTGCTGGCAATCGCAG ACCTGAGCAAGAGTAAAAGGAGGCTGTCAGATACGCCGGCGGTGAAGCCCGGCTACCTGGAGGGTGGCGCCAGTGGGCGACTACCGCGAATCATGGATGTAGACGCTGCCCAGAGTAACCACTGGTAG
- the bicc2 gene encoding bicaudal C homolog 2 isoform X1: MATTATSEESLPALAAVATQQPDVESSVGPGSAAKPEPSEARQRDGEEKEDEEDEEEGLGQESEREQSLDPEWVEERFRIDRKKLENMLYAPNLGNGETGEEFFERVMRETDTQVKWPSKLKIGAKSKKDPHVKVEGKRDDVMEAKKRILKVLETKVNKVTLKMDVAYTEHSHVIGKGGGNIKKVMEVTSCHIHFPDSNRHNGAGEKSNQVSIAGPVEGVEDARRRIRDLQPLSLTFDLPVSMVPQTLPDAGSPLIQQVMQTLGVNVSFRAAPPHPQAQPAFYESCCTVWGLQGNATAVKKAACILMDLLLGSEVTVSSQLDVTSQQHLFLLGQNGAPFLSVMHQTQTQIVLPDLSAPQSPPSLLIQGSPDGVCLARQQLMDCLPVCLMFDMREDGDADPCKLAQMMQNLGVFISVKPKVKQTSKSVVVKGLERNISCLYEARRQLLGLNSCVSAKVTQMTPDPAFASSGPANYWFNMLLQQLRLSEQGSLPALAPEVQNGTKPRPSPPPGLTAPPDEGRTGLKGTDCRPLEKILEAEDVSGQSEEELSKVNVSSSPSPDVCDAGKSISRMGMMARRGSLQGPEVPKPFLQGRRHSTGQALTYSSNCSQLHPESDRLMNAQIEDRRNERRNGLRRDALPGSDVLNSEDYDYEKKKLLATRAMQRKPVVTEVRTPTDTWSGLGFSKSMPAEAVKELRSISRRCYKPYLSTIGAQQNQSWAAQTAKVFNGSDSENWRDRRGSASSSVPVSSSSSSSSSSSSPSSPPSAFSSSTTSFPAFSSSMNRSRDDRPLEGFLSSSGGFEGFCSSRRVSTCSQNSLSPQITDDLPELLSQLGLIKYIDIFEQQEIDYPTFLTLSDEDLKEVGVFTFGARRKMLLAIADLSKSKRRLSDTPAVKPGYLEGGASGRLPRIMDVDAAQSNHW; the protein is encoded by the exons ATGGCCACCACCGCTACCTCTGAGGAGAGTCTTCCAGCCCTGGCCGCTGTAGCAACGCAGCAGCCTGACGTGGAGAGTAGTGTAGGACCCGGCTCAGCGGCAAAACCTGAGCCCAGCGAGGCCcggcagagagacggagaggaaaaagaggatgaggaggatgaagaagaagggcTGGGCCAGGAGAGCGAACGAGAGCAGAGTTTGGACCCCGAGTGGGTGGAGGAGAGGTTCAGGAttgacaggaagaaactggAGAACATGTTGTATG CTCCAAATCTTGGCAACGGGGAGACGGGAGAGGAGTTTTTTGAGAGG GTGATGAGAGAAACTGACACTCAGGTGAAATGGCCATCCAAACTGAAGATTGGAGCCAAGTCAAAGAAAG ATCCGCATGTGAAggtggaggggaagagagaTGACGTCATGGAAGCTAAAAAGAGAATACTTAAAGTTCTGGAAACAAAG GTAAACAAGGTGACTCTGAAGATGGATGTGGCCTATACAGAGCACTCTCATGTGATTGGGAAAGGTGGGGGGAACATCAAAAAGGTGATGGAGGTCACGTCTTGCCACATCCATTTTCCTGACTCTAACCGCCACAATGGTGCCGGAGAGAAAAGCAACCAG GTCTCTATTGCTGGGCCCGTTGAAGGAGTAGAAGATGCCAGAAGGAGGATCAGA GACCTGCAGCCTTTatccttgacctttgacctcccggTCAGCATGGTGCCCCAGACCCTTCCTGATGCAGGGTCTCCGCTGATCCAGCAGGTCATGCAGACTTTGGGGGTCAATGTGAGCTTCAGGGCTGCGCCCCCTCACCCACAGGCACAGCCGGCCTTCTACGAAAGCTGCTGTACCGTGTGGGGCCTGCAGGGCAACGCCACCGCTGTGAAG AAGGCAGCTTGCATCTTGATGGACCTGCTGctcgggtcagaggtcacagtgaGCAGCCAGCTGGACGTTACCTCCCAGCAGCACCTCTTCCTGTTGGGGCAGAATGGAGCTCCCTTCCTGAGTGTCATGCACCAGACTCAGACCCAGATCGTCCTGCCGGACCTCAGCGCTCCTCAGagcccaccctccctcctcatccaggGCAGCCCTGACGGAGTGTGTCTTGCTCGCCAGCAACTCATG gactgcctgcctgtgtgtctgatgTTCGATATGCGTGAAGACGGGGATGCCGATCCGTGCAAACTGGCTCAGATGATGCAGAACCTGGGGGTCTTCATAAGTGTAAAGCCCAAAGTCAAGCAAACCAGCAAG TCGGTGGTGGTGAAAGGTCTGGAAAGAAACATCTCCTGCCTTTATGAGGCTCGTCGTCAGCTACTGGGGTTGAATTCCTGTGTGTCTGCCAAGGTAACCCAAATGACCCCTGACCCCGCGTTTGCCAGTAGCGGGCCAGCTAATTACTGGTTcaacatgctgctgcagcagcttcggCTGTCTGAGCAGG GTTCTCTCCCTGCTCTGGCTCCAGAGGTGCAGAATGGTACTAAGCCTCGTCCCTCACCTCCACCCGGGCTCACCGCTCCTCCTGATGAGGGAAGGACTGGACTGAAGGGTACAGACTGCCGGCCACTCGAGAAG ATCCTTGAAGCTGAGGATGTCTCTGGCCAGTCAGAAGAGGAGCTCTCCAAAGTAAATGTGTCGTCATCACCTTCACCTGACGTGTGTGATGCAGGAAAGAGCATCAGCAGGATGGGGATGATGGCCCGGCGAGGGAGCCTTCAGGGTCCAGAAGTGCCCAAACCTTTCCTGCAGGGCAGACGCCACTCGACCGGGCAAGCGCTAACGTACAG TTCCAATTGCAGTCAACTCCATCCTGAATCTGATAGATTGATGAACGCACAAATAGAAGACAGAAGGAACGAGCGGAGGAACGGTCTGAGGAGGGACGCGCTGCCGGGTTCTGATGTGCTGAACTCTGAG GATTATGACTACGAGAAGAAGAAACTGCTGGCAACCAGAG CCATGCAGAGGAAGCCCGTGGTCACTGAGGTCCGGACGCCCACTGACACGTGGAGCGGACTCGGTTTCTCCAAGTCCATGCCGGCCGAGGCCGTCAAAGAGCTGCGCAGCATCAGCCGACGCTGCTACAAACCCTATCTGAGCACCATCGGtgcccagcagaaccag TCATGGGCCGCACAGACAGCAAAGGTCTTCAATGGGAGCGACTCTGAGAACTGGAGAGACCGGCGAGGCTCTGCGTCGTCATCTGTAcctgtctcttcttcctcctcctcctcttcctccagctcctccccatcctccccaCCGTCAGCCTTCTCCTCATCCACCACGTCCTTCCCTGCTTTCTCCTCGTCGATGAACAGAAGCAGAGATGACCGACCCC TCGAGGGCTTcctgagcagcagcggcggcttCGAAGGCTTTTGCTCGTCCAGGCGGGTGTCCACGTGCAGCCAGAACAGCCTGTCCCCTCAAATTACGGACGACCTGCCTGAGCTGCTCAGCCAACTTGGCCTGATTAAGTACATCGACATAtttgagcagcaggag ATTGACTACCCaaccttcctcaccctctccGATGAGGATCTGAAGGAGGTGGGGGTCTTCACTTTTGGAGCCAGGCGCAAGATGTTGCTGGCAATCGCAG ACCTGAGCAAGAGTAAAAGGAGGCTGTCAGATACGCCGGCGGTGAAGCCCGGCTACCTGGAGGGTGGCGCCAGTGGGCGACTACCGCGAATCATGGATGTAGACGCTGCCCAGAGTAACCACTGGTAG
- the bicc2 gene encoding bicaudal C homolog 2 isoform X2 produces MATTATSEESLPALAAVATQQPDVESSVGPGSAAKPEPSEARQRDGEEKEDEEDEEEGLGQESEREQSLDPEWVEERFRIDRKKLENMLYAPNLGNGETGEEFFERVMRETDTQVKWPSKLKIGAKSKKDPHVKVEGKRDDVMEAKKRILKVLETKVNKVTLKMDVAYTEHSHVIGKGGGNIKKVMEVTSCHIHFPDSNRHNGAGEKSNQVSIAGPVEGVEDARRRIRDLQPLSLTFDLPVSMVPQTLPDAGSPLIQQVMQTLGVNVSFRAAPPHPQAQPAFYESCCTVWGLQGNATAVKKAACILMDLLLGSEVTVSSQLDVTSQQHLFLLGQNGAPFLSVMHQTQTQIVLPDLSAPQSPPSLLIQGSPDGVCLARQQLMDCLPVCLMFDMREDGDADPCKLAQMMQNLGVFISVKPKVKQTSKSVVVKGLERNISCLYEARRQLLGLNSCVSAKVTQMTPDPAFASSGPANYWFNMLLQQLRLSEQGSLPALAPEVQNGTKPRPSPPPGLTAPPDEGRTGLKGTDCRPLEKILEAEDVSGQSEEELSKVNVSSSPSPDVCDAGKSISRMGMMARRGSLQGPEVPKPFLQGRRHSTGQALTYSSNCSQLHPESDRLMNAQIEDRRNERRNGLRRDALPGSDVLNSEDYDYEKKKLLATRAMQRKPVVTEVRTPTDTWSGLGFSKSMPAEAVKELRSISRRCYKPYLSTIGAQQNQSWAAQTAKVFNGSDSENWRDRRGSASSSVPVSSSSSSSSSSSSPSSPPSAFSSSTTSFPAFSSSMNRSRDDRPLEGFLSSSGGFEGFCSSRRVSTCSQNSLSPQITDDLPELLSQLGLIKYIDIFEQQEIDYPTFLTLSDEDLKEVGVFTFGARRKMLLAIADLSKSKRRLSDTPAVKPGYLEGGASGRLPRIMDVDAAQSNH; encoded by the exons ATGGCCACCACCGCTACCTCTGAGGAGAGTCTTCCAGCCCTGGCCGCTGTAGCAACGCAGCAGCCTGACGTGGAGAGTAGTGTAGGACCCGGCTCAGCGGCAAAACCTGAGCCCAGCGAGGCCcggcagagagacggagaggaaaaagaggatgaggaggatgaagaagaagggcTGGGCCAGGAGAGCGAACGAGAGCAGAGTTTGGACCCCGAGTGGGTGGAGGAGAGGTTCAGGAttgacaggaagaaactggAGAACATGTTGTATG CTCCAAATCTTGGCAACGGGGAGACGGGAGAGGAGTTTTTTGAGAGG GTGATGAGAGAAACTGACACTCAGGTGAAATGGCCATCCAAACTGAAGATTGGAGCCAAGTCAAAGAAAG ATCCGCATGTGAAggtggaggggaagagagaTGACGTCATGGAAGCTAAAAAGAGAATACTTAAAGTTCTGGAAACAAAG GTAAACAAGGTGACTCTGAAGATGGATGTGGCCTATACAGAGCACTCTCATGTGATTGGGAAAGGTGGGGGGAACATCAAAAAGGTGATGGAGGTCACGTCTTGCCACATCCATTTTCCTGACTCTAACCGCCACAATGGTGCCGGAGAGAAAAGCAACCAG GTCTCTATTGCTGGGCCCGTTGAAGGAGTAGAAGATGCCAGAAGGAGGATCAGA GACCTGCAGCCTTTatccttgacctttgacctcccggTCAGCATGGTGCCCCAGACCCTTCCTGATGCAGGGTCTCCGCTGATCCAGCAGGTCATGCAGACTTTGGGGGTCAATGTGAGCTTCAGGGCTGCGCCCCCTCACCCACAGGCACAGCCGGCCTTCTACGAAAGCTGCTGTACCGTGTGGGGCCTGCAGGGCAACGCCACCGCTGTGAAG AAGGCAGCTTGCATCTTGATGGACCTGCTGctcgggtcagaggtcacagtgaGCAGCCAGCTGGACGTTACCTCCCAGCAGCACCTCTTCCTGTTGGGGCAGAATGGAGCTCCCTTCCTGAGTGTCATGCACCAGACTCAGACCCAGATCGTCCTGCCGGACCTCAGCGCTCCTCAGagcccaccctccctcctcatccaggGCAGCCCTGACGGAGTGTGTCTTGCTCGCCAGCAACTCATG gactgcctgcctgtgtgtctgatgTTCGATATGCGTGAAGACGGGGATGCCGATCCGTGCAAACTGGCTCAGATGATGCAGAACCTGGGGGTCTTCATAAGTGTAAAGCCCAAAGTCAAGCAAACCAGCAAG TCGGTGGTGGTGAAAGGTCTGGAAAGAAACATCTCCTGCCTTTATGAGGCTCGTCGTCAGCTACTGGGGTTGAATTCCTGTGTGTCTGCCAAGGTAACCCAAATGACCCCTGACCCCGCGTTTGCCAGTAGCGGGCCAGCTAATTACTGGTTcaacatgctgctgcagcagcttcggCTGTCTGAGCAGG GTTCTCTCCCTGCTCTGGCTCCAGAGGTGCAGAATGGTACTAAGCCTCGTCCCTCACCTCCACCCGGGCTCACCGCTCCTCCTGATGAGGGAAGGACTGGACTGAAGGGTACAGACTGCCGGCCACTCGAGAAG ATCCTTGAAGCTGAGGATGTCTCTGGCCAGTCAGAAGAGGAGCTCTCCAAAGTAAATGTGTCGTCATCACCTTCACCTGACGTGTGTGATGCAGGAAAGAGCATCAGCAGGATGGGGATGATGGCCCGGCGAGGGAGCCTTCAGGGTCCAGAAGTGCCCAAACCTTTCCTGCAGGGCAGACGCCACTCGACCGGGCAAGCGCTAACGTACAG TTCCAATTGCAGTCAACTCCATCCTGAATCTGATAGATTGATGAACGCACAAATAGAAGACAGAAGGAACGAGCGGAGGAACGGTCTGAGGAGGGACGCGCTGCCGGGTTCTGATGTGCTGAACTCTGAG GATTATGACTACGAGAAGAAGAAACTGCTGGCAACCAGAG CCATGCAGAGGAAGCCCGTGGTCACTGAGGTCCGGACGCCCACTGACACGTGGAGCGGACTCGGTTTCTCCAAGTCCATGCCGGCCGAGGCCGTCAAAGAGCTGCGCAGCATCAGCCGACGCTGCTACAAACCCTATCTGAGCACCATCGGtgcccagcagaaccag TCATGGGCCGCACAGACAGCAAAGGTCTTCAATGGGAGCGACTCTGAGAACTGGAGAGACCGGCGAGGCTCTGCGTCGTCATCTGTAcctgtctcttcttcctcctcctcctcttcctccagctcctccccatcctccccaCCGTCAGCCTTCTCCTCATCCACCACGTCCTTCCCTGCTTTCTCCTCGTCGATGAACAGAAGCAGAGATGACCGACCCC TCGAGGGCTTcctgagcagcagcggcggcttCGAAGGCTTTTGCTCGTCCAGGCGGGTGTCCACGTGCAGCCAGAACAGCCTGTCCCCTCAAATTACGGACGACCTGCCTGAGCTGCTCAGCCAACTTGGCCTGATTAAGTACATCGACATAtttgagcagcaggag ATTGACTACCCaaccttcctcaccctctccGATGAGGATCTGAAGGAGGTGGGGGTCTTCACTTTTGGAGCCAGGCGCAAGATGTTGCTGGCAATCGCAG ACCTGAGCAAGAGTAAAAGGAGGCTGTCAGATACGCCGGCGGTGAAGCCCGGCTACCTGGAGGGTGGCGCCAGTGGGCGACTACCGCGAATCATGGATGTAGACGCTGCCCAGAGTAACCACTG A
- the dele1 gene encoding death ligand signal enhancer yields MWRVHGFVGRVLQRCYGNTQLRLPQNHHVEDEVINTSAALSTSRHGSDSSSQREEDGERRRKQKTFDFGQAELPRYTAIDAVSWGAAAVLFMHICRRIHSQFASGTEPSPTPRAVTHSTLRKCGYRILLEILPKNDVLPGGRSVFCLQGAPEGPKRDELQSQSSINSSVSSTSDTSSSCSTDDATKPNPLTSDPERPLLIQDSSIPDELYLSASCPLQNDSNQVKAETADVAEQNTLSNEEKLAGAALNVKQVGDTSVPVILNIIGLENAKSGNYEEAFICFKAASEQGYSKAQFNVGVCYEKGRGVHKDREKALHHYWQAAAGGHRQAQYRHAKLILSSRGQQSAEELNTAISFLEQSATAGLIEAQLCLASIYSQEPVRDESKSIHYLKMAADSGDDRALLFLGQCYESGFGVRRNRRRATEYYKQAARAGNEQARSLVMPPHAANPQEAVLRSISSAPCFSAACHLQQPLSSHLSPSTLTLPLLPHSWSTGSLCLSPSLSSSLLPLRSLNAEGGTCQWTVGLG; encoded by the exons ATGTGGAGAGTTCATGGATTTGTCGGCAGAG ttcTGCAGCGGTGCTATGGTAACACCCAACTGCGCCTGCCACAGAACCACCATGTGGAGGACGAGGTCATCAACACCTCAGCGGCCCTCTCCACCTCTCGACATGGGTCTGATAGCAG CTCTCaaagggaggaggatggagagaggaggaggaagcagaaaacgTTTGACTTTGGTCAGGCTGAGCTTCCACGCTACACAGCCATTGATGCCGTTTCTTGG GGCGCTGCTGCAGTTCTGTTCATGCACATCTGCAGAAGGATCCATTCTCAGTTTGCGTCAGGCACAGAGCCCAGTCCAACCCCGAGAGCGGTAACCCATTCCACCCTACGCAAGTGTGGCTACCGAATCCTCCTGGAGATCC TGCCTAAAAATGATGTGCTGCCTGGAGGAAGGAGTGTGTTCTGTCTGCAAGGGGCTCCAGAAGGCCCCAAAAGAGATGAGTTACAATCACAAAGCAGCATTAacagcagcgtcagcagcaCTAGCGATACAAGCAGTAGCTGCAGCACAGATGATGCCACCAAACCAAatccactgacctctgacccagagAGGCCACTCCTGATCCAGGATTCATCTATACCAG ATGAGTTGTATCTGTCAGCATCATGTCCTCTTCAGAATGATAGCAACCAGGTCAAGGCTGAGACAGCAGATGTTGCTGAGCAG AACACATTGTCCAATGAGGAGAAGCTTGCAGGAGCTGCATTGAACGTTAAACAAGTGGGAGACACCAGTGTCCCAGTTATTCTGAACATCATTG GCCTGGAAAACGCTAAAAGTGGAAACTACGAggaagcttttatttgttttaaagctGCATCCGAGCAAGGTTACAGCAAGGCACAGTTTAACGTGGGTGTGTGCTATGAGAAAGGCCGAGGAGTGCacaaggacagagaaaag GCTCTGCATCACTACTGGCAAGCAGCAGCTGGGGGCCACAGGCAGGCTCAGTACCGCCATGCAAAGTTGAttctgtccagcagggggcagcagagcgcCGAAGAGCTGAACACAGCCATCAGTTTCCTGGAGCAGTCAGCCACAGCCGGACTCATCGAG GCTCAGCTCTGTCTGGCCTCCATTTACTCACAGGAGCCCGTCAGAGATGAGAGCAAGTCCATCCACTACCTGAAGATGGCAGCAGACAGTGGG GATGACAGGGCTCTGCTGTTCCTGGGTCAGTGTTATGAGAGTGGCTTTGGCGTGCGGCGGAACAGGAGAAGAGCCACAGAATACTACAAACAAGCTGCCCGAGCAGGCAACGAGCAGGCCAGGAGCCTGGTGATGCCCCCCCATGCTGCCAATC cTCAAGAGGCCGTACTGCGCTCTATCAGCTCAGCTCCATGTTTCTCTGCCGCCTGCCACCTCCAGCAGCCGCTCTCTTCCCACCTCAGCCCCTCAACCCTTACCCTTCCCCTCCTGCCTCACTCCTGGAGCACTGGGAGCCTTTgcctctccccttccctgtcTTCCTCACTTCTTCCCCTCCGTTCCCTTAATGCCGAGGGAGGAACCTGCCAGTGGACCGTTGGGTTGGGATGA